Proteins encoded by one window of Salvia splendens isolate huo1 chromosome 14, SspV2, whole genome shotgun sequence:
- the LOC121765335 gene encoding DNA glycosylase/AP lyase ROS1-like isoform X1 translates to MNLEFGMQQSDEGVENWEDLLGLYTDVLQDGWGQGESIGPAGAIGLQNGCGVVFAETGNETRGGSTGLSGADQWSRGADDVGNVVLPLKVESLEELLGKVVENQDIGGDNLQQMQSRLLVDKRPSDGLSLPRSSEDIDSLSVSRPFHLGPATPDHHSLLKNSQNSQPPHLSTEENSKKFMLPQQAETGEREHGDFVSDALSSASPDASTTEEKRNPVGGNNGEVCNETPPQKTPKRRKHRPKVVRAEKPKRTPKPVAKENKTPGGDPPTKRKYVRKKDIKGSTNQGKSCKRSLNFDLGDEVGKKSKCKEFDHNDDSNTRSEAVHQNISREQTQMFAPFVGKIPPQESQAFVATVPTASLKGRTLNAIARSLNARSTNSGAQGQVYRHSSGGFSQLLILANTRQQNMDGLRHPGLQNTPQLLWELVSNREEKQTERAYSYTAPTQPRIVCSRGSHFNQQSMTLWQDFAEMNGLRMPSAENFSEQTVSPSRSIHGQTYRPRMNVGLPYFGIEEITKLMNPTYGNNKATHHWRVDSISSGLRFQKQMEGQTNSHMLSTFSRGPKVVKRKEIAHASAGVSAKRRYIRRTPPKKMLRTDRVVQQETNVPGAREHKRIILAVDDITEGMKRLQISKGKENALVPYAGDGAVVPYEAVKKRRPRPKVNLDQETNRLWNLLMGSEGSENADNMDEDKQKKWDEERRVFRGRVDSFIARMHLVQGDRRFSKWKGSVVDSIIGVYLTQNVSDHLSSSAFMSLAAKFPVKLTNTRDTSCQNAEKTSAEYVVRVTHPDGTTCHQRMTREPVYDHKSSEHGSEEVPSGNGARITEECKVSSQTSSGSVSFQASEDIRSSSGSNSEAEDQATGSNSHRPLYLFEEAGGIAELQKNQIPEMGDSYPDKILPNDHREYEKECTSSLSSTLYDTTHGSVVEELHNKSAEALGQNPIGNRKLYADSTLDRTETKTVHASDEQSTNATARKQKGEKEKEKPIDWDSLRKHVQSTACKGGRSRDTMDTLDYEALQKADVREISSTIKERGMNNMLAARIKEFLDRLVKDHGSIDLEWLRDAQPDKVKDYLLSIHGLGLKSVECIRLLTLHHLAFPVDTNVGRIAVRLGWVPLQPLPESLQLHLLELYPMLESIQKYLWPRLCMLDQETLYELHYQLITFGKVFCTKRQPNCNACPMRGECRHFASAFASARLALPGPEEKLVVCSDVSADPSHSCGIVEKPMFLPPPEDHMGGSAGFTTINCEPIIEEPASPESSIDYTERDIEDAFYEDDPDEIPEIKLNIEEFTTNLKSFIQGNTEMQGDMSKSIIALSPRLASIPAPKLKHVSRLRTEHQVYELPDSHPLLEGMDRREPDDPSPYLLALWTPGETADSIQLPEGKCSATESGMCDDKTCFSFNSTREAHAQTVRGTILIPCRTAMRGSFPLNGTYFQVNEVFADDKTSKDPIHVPRSSIWNLPRRTVFFGTSVSTIFKGMSTEGIQYCFWKGFVCVRGFDQKTRAPRPLKARLHLRASKIARKMSESTR, encoded by the exons ATGAATCTGGAGTTTGGGATGCAGCAGAGTGATGAAGGAGTCGAAAATTGGGAGGATTTGCTCGGGCTCTACACCGATGTTTTGCAGGACGGATGGGGCCAGGGGGAGAGTATTGGGCCAGCTGGTGCCATAGGGCTGCAGAATGGTTGCGGTGTGGTTTTTGCTGAGACGGGGAATGAGACGCGTGGTGGCTCGACTGGGCTATCCGGGGCAGATCAGTGGAGCCGTGGCGCTGATGATGTTGGAAATGTGGTTCTTCCTCTAAAGGTTGAGTCTTTGGAAGAATTATTGGGTAAGGTTGTGGAAAACCAGGATATTGGTGGTGACAATCTGCAGCAAATGCAAA GTAGACTTTTGGTGGATAAAAGACCAAGCGACGGCTTAAGCTTACCGCGAAGTTCAGAAGACATTGACTCCTTGAGTGTGAGTCGGCCTTTCCATCTCGGACCAGCAACACCGGATCACCATAGCCTACTGAAGAACAGCCAGAACAGCCAGCCGCCTCATCTGTCAACAGAAGAAAACAGTAAGAAGTTTATGCTGCCCCAACAAGCTGAAACTGGAGAGAGAGAGCACGGCGATTTCGTCTCCGATGCCCTGAGTTCAGCGTCTCCTGACGCTTCAACGACAGAGGAGAAGCGAAATCCAGTTGGTGGAAACAACGGAGAGGTTTGTAATGAAACACCACCTCAGAAGACACCAAAGAGGAGAAAGCACCGGCCGAAGGTAGTGAGGGCAGAGAAACCTAAACGAACTCCAAAGCCCGTGGCAAAAGAAAACAAGACCCCCGGTGGAGATCCTCCCACCAAAAGGAAGTACGTGCGCAAGAAAGACATTAAAGGCTCGACGAATCAGGGGAAATCGTGTAAGAGATCGTTAAATTTTGACTTGGGGGACGAAGTGGGAAAGAAATCTAAATGCAAAGAGTTTGACCACAACGATGATAGTAATACGAGGAGTGAGGCTGTGCATCAAAACATTAGCAGAGAGCAGACACAAATGTTTGCTCCGTTTGTAGGAAAAATCCCGCCTCAAGAGTCACAGGCGTTCGTAGCCACTGTCCCAACAGCCTCATTGAAAGGACGCACTCTTAATGCCATTGCAAGGAGTTTGAATGCGCGAAGTACTAATTCGGGTGCACAGGGGCAGGTATACAGACATTCAAGTGGCGGCTTTAGTCAGCTTCTTATTCTAGCAAACACCCGACAGCAAAACATGGATGGACTGAGGCATCCGGGACTTCAAAATACGCCTCAACTTCTGTGGGAACTGGTAAGTAATAGGGAGGAAAAACAAACCGAAAGAGCATATTCCTACACTGCGCCAACACAGCCCCGGATTGTCTGTTCCCGTGGAAGCCACTTTAACCAACAAAGCATGACACTGTGGCAAGATTTTGCAGAGATGAATGGGCTCAGAATGCCTTCTGCTGAAAATTTCTCCGAACAAACTGTAAGCCCGAGTAGGAGCATTCACGGCCAGACATACAGACCACGCATGAATGTTGGATTGCCATATTTTGGCATTGAAGAAATAACCAAACTGATGAATCCAACGTACGGAAACAACAAGGCCACCCACCATTGGCGCGTAGATTCAATCAGTTCTGGACTCCGGTTTCAGAAGCAAATGGAAGGACAAACCAATAGTCATATGTTGTCCACTTTTAGCAGAGGCCCTAAAGTTGTAAAACGAAAGGAGATAGCGCATGCGTCTGCTGGCGTGTCAGCAAAGAGGCGTTACATCAGAAGGACGCCACCAAAGAAAATGTTGCGTACAGATAGAGTAGTACAGCAGGAGACGAATGTCCCGG GCGCACGCGAACATAAGAGAATCATATTGGCAGTTGATGATATAACAGAAGGCATGAAGAGGCTACAGATCAGTAAGGGGAAGGAAAATGCTCTCGTTCCATACGCAGGAGATGGTGCTGTGGTTCCATATGAGGCGGTCAAGAAACGGAGGCCACGTCCCAAAGTGAACCTTGATCAAGAGACGAATAGGCTATGGAACCTGTTAATGGGCAGTGAAGGAAGTGAGAATGCAGACAACATGGACGAGGATAAACAGAAGAAATGGGATGAAGAACGAAGAGTCTTCCGGGGTCGAGTGGATTCATTTATAGCCCGGATGCATCTTGTTCAAG GCGATAGACGATTCTCCAAATGGAAAGGTTCAGTCGTTGACTCGATAATTGGAGTATATCTCACTCAAAATGTCTCGGATCATCTTTCAAG TTCGGCTTTCATGTCTCTTGCAGCCAAGTTTCCTGTCAAGTTGACAAATACTAGAGATACATCGTGCCAAAACGCGGAAAAAACATCTGCTGAATATGTGGTCCGCGTAACTCATCCTGATGGAACGACTTGTCATCAGCGAATGACAAGGGAGCCAGTTTATGACCACAAATCGTCTGAACACGGTTCAGAAGAAGTTCCTTCGGGCAACGGGGCCAGAATAACAGAGGAATGTAAAGTTTCATCACAAACTTCTTCAGGCTCCGTGAGTTTCCAAGCCTCTGAGGATATCAGATCAAGCTCGGGATCAAATTCTGAAGCTGAGGACCAAGCAACCGGGAGCAATTCGCATCGACCTTTGTACCTGTTCGAAGAGGCTGGAGGAATAGCAGAACTCCAGAAAAATCAGATTCCAGAAATGGGAGATTCGTATCCGGACAAAATTCTCCCGAACGATCATCGGGAATATGAAAAGGAATGCACCTCTTCCTTAAGTTCTACACTTTATGATACGACACACGGATCAGTCGTAGAAGAGTTGCACAATAAATCAGCCGAAGCACTCGGGCAAAACCCCATAGGTAATCGAAAACTCTATGCAGATAGCACACTTGACCGAACTGAGACGAAGACAGTCCACGCTTCTGATGAACAATCAACAAATGCAACTGCAAGAAAGCAGAAAGGCGAGAAGGAGAAGGAAAAGCCAATTGATTGGGATTCGTTAAGAAAGCACGTGCAATCAACGGCCTGCAAGGGAGGGAGAAGCAGGGACACAATGGACACTCTGGACTACGAGGCCTTACAAAAAGCTGATGTCCGTGAGATCTCTAGCACTATAAAGGAAAGGGGAATGAATAACATGCTAGCAGCGCGTATCAAG GAATTTCTCGACAGACTAGTTAAAGATCACGGAAGCATTGACCTAGAATGGTTGCGAGACGCTCAGCCAGACAAAGTCAA GGATTACTTACTGAGTATACACGGGTTGGGGCTGAAAAGCGTGGAGTGCATACGCCTCTTAACGCTTCACCATCTAGCTTTTCCG GTTGACACGAACGTTGGACGAATTGCTGTCCGGCTTGGTTGGGTCCCACTTCAACCGCTCCCGGAGTCACTACAGTTGCATCTTCTTGAACT GTACCCGATGCTGGAGTCGATTCAGAAGTATCTTTGGCCTCGACTCTGCATGCTGGACCAAGAAACCTT GTATGAGCTACATTACCAATTGATAACATTCGGGAAG GTTTTCTGCACAAAGAGGCAACCAAATTGTAACGCATGCCCGATGAGAGGAGAATGCCGACATTTTGCCAGTGCTTTCGCCAG TGCAAGGCTTGCTCTTCCGGGGCCAGAGGAGAAACTCGTAGTCTGTTCAGACGTTTCAGCGGATCCCAGTCACAGTTGtggcatagttgaaaagcctatGTTCTTACCTCCGCCCGAGGATCACATGGGGGGTAGTGCAGGGTTCACAACGATAAACTGTGAACCTATCATCGAGGAGCCAGCCTCCCCCGAATCATCAATAGATTATACAGAGAGAGACATTGAGGATGCATTTTACGAGGATGATCCTGATGAAATCCCGGAAATAAAGCTCAACATCGAGGAATTCACGACTAACCTAAAGAGCTTCATTCAAGGGAATACAGAAATGCAAGGAGATATGTCCAAATCCATTATTGCACTGAGCCCCCGACTTGCTTCTATTCCCGCACCCAAACTGAAGCACGTTAGCCGACTGCGGACAGAACATCAAGT GTATGAACTCCCGGATTCACATCCACTACTAGAAGGG ATGGATAGACGAGAACCTGATGATCCAAGTCCGTACCTTCTTGCCCTATGGACACCAGGTGAGACTGCAGACTCGATTCAGCTTCCGGAAGGTAAATGTAGCGCTACTGAAAGTGGCATGTGCGACGACAAAACATGTTTTTCATTCAACAGCACGAGAGAAGCACACGCACAAACAGTACGCGGGACTATTCTG ATACCTTGTAGAACCGCAATGAGAGGTAGTTTCCCACTCAACGGCACATATTTCCAAGTCAACGAG GTTTTCGCTGATGATAAAACGAGCAAGGATCCTATTCACGTACCAAGAAGTTCGATATGGAATTTACCAAGAAGGACAGTCTTCTTTGGGACCTCGGTCTCAACTATATTCAAAG GTATGTCGACGGAAGGTATCCAGTACTGCTTTTGGAAAG GATTCGTGTGTGTTAGAGGGTTCGACCAAAAAACTCGAGCACCACGACCTCTGAAGGCAAGGTTGCATCTTCGTGCAAGCAAGATAGCAAGAAAAATGAGTGAAAGCACAAGATAA
- the LOC121765335 gene encoding DNA glycosylase/AP lyase ROS1-like isoform X2 produces the protein MNLEFGMQQSDEGVENWEDLLGLYTDVLQDGWGQGESIGPAGAIGLQNGCGVVFAETGNETRGGSTGLSGADQWSRGADDVGNVVLPLKVESLEELLGKVVENQDIGGDNLQQMQSRLLVDKRPSDGLSLPRSSEDIDSLSVSRPFHLGPATPDHHSLLKNSQNSQPPHLSTEENSKKFMLPQQAETGEREHGDFVSDALSSASPDASTTEEKRNPVGGNNGEVCNETPPQKTPKRRKHRPKVVRAEKPKRTPKPVAKENKTPGGDPPTKRKYVRKKDIKGSTNQGKSCKRSLNFDLGDEVGKKSKCKEFDHNDDSNTRSEAVHQNISREQTQMFAPFVGKIPPQESQAFVATVPTASLKGRTLNAIARSLNARSTNSGAQGQVYRHSSGGFSQLLILANTRQQNMDGLRHPGLQNTPQLLWELVSNREEKQTERAYSYTAPTQPRIVCSRGSHFNQQSMTLWQDFAEMNGLRMPSAENFSEQTVSPSRSIHGQTYRPRMNVGLPYFGIEEITKLMNPTYGNNKATHHWRVDSISSGLRFQKQMEGQTNSHMLSTFSRGPKVVKRKEIAHASAGVSAKRRYIRRTPPKKMLRTDRVVQQETNVPGAREHKRIILAVDDITEGMKRLQISKGKENALVPYAGDGAVVPYEAVKKRRPRPKVNLDQETNRLWNLLMGSEGSENADNMDEDKQKKWDEERRVFRGRVDSFIARMHLVQGDRRFSKWKGSVVDSIIGVYLTQNVSDHLSSSAFMSLAAKFPVKLTNTRDTSCQNAEKTSAEYVVRVTHPDGTTCHQRMTREPVYDHKSSEHGSEEVPSGNGARITEECKVSSQTSSGSVSFQASEDIRSSSGSNSEAEDQATGSNSHRPLYLFEEAGGIAELQKNQIPEMGDSYPDKILPNDHREYEKECTSSLSSTLYDTTHGSVVEELHNKSAEALGQNPIGNRKLYADSTLDRTETKTVHASDEQSTNATARKQKGEKEKEKPIDWDSLRKHVQSTACKGGRSRDTMDTLDYEALQKADVREISSTIKERGMNNMLAARIKEFLDRLVKDHGSIDLEWLRDAQPDKVKDYLLSIHGLGLKSVECIRLLTLHHLAFPVDTNVGRIAVRLGWVPLQPLPESLQLHLLELYPMLESIQKYLWPRLCMLDQETLYELHYQLITFGKVFCTKRQPNCNACPMRGECRHFASAFASARLALPGPEEKLVVCSDVSADPSHSCGIVEKPMFLPPPEDHMGGSAGFTTINCEPIIEEPASPESSIDYTERDIEDAFYEDDPDEIPEIKLNIEEFTTNLKSFIQGNTEMQGDMSKSIIALSPRLASIPAPKLKHVSRLRTEHQVYELPDSHPLLEGVSYSPFQRETADSIQLPEGKCSATESGMCDDKTCFSFNSTREAHAQTVRGTILIPCRTAMRGSFPLNGTYFQVNEVFADDKTSKDPIHVPRSSIWNLPRRTVFFGTSVSTIFKGMSTEGIQYCFWKGFVCVRGFDQKTRAPRPLKARLHLRASKIARKMSESTR, from the exons ATGAATCTGGAGTTTGGGATGCAGCAGAGTGATGAAGGAGTCGAAAATTGGGAGGATTTGCTCGGGCTCTACACCGATGTTTTGCAGGACGGATGGGGCCAGGGGGAGAGTATTGGGCCAGCTGGTGCCATAGGGCTGCAGAATGGTTGCGGTGTGGTTTTTGCTGAGACGGGGAATGAGACGCGTGGTGGCTCGACTGGGCTATCCGGGGCAGATCAGTGGAGCCGTGGCGCTGATGATGTTGGAAATGTGGTTCTTCCTCTAAAGGTTGAGTCTTTGGAAGAATTATTGGGTAAGGTTGTGGAAAACCAGGATATTGGTGGTGACAATCTGCAGCAAATGCAAA GTAGACTTTTGGTGGATAAAAGACCAAGCGACGGCTTAAGCTTACCGCGAAGTTCAGAAGACATTGACTCCTTGAGTGTGAGTCGGCCTTTCCATCTCGGACCAGCAACACCGGATCACCATAGCCTACTGAAGAACAGCCAGAACAGCCAGCCGCCTCATCTGTCAACAGAAGAAAACAGTAAGAAGTTTATGCTGCCCCAACAAGCTGAAACTGGAGAGAGAGAGCACGGCGATTTCGTCTCCGATGCCCTGAGTTCAGCGTCTCCTGACGCTTCAACGACAGAGGAGAAGCGAAATCCAGTTGGTGGAAACAACGGAGAGGTTTGTAATGAAACACCACCTCAGAAGACACCAAAGAGGAGAAAGCACCGGCCGAAGGTAGTGAGGGCAGAGAAACCTAAACGAACTCCAAAGCCCGTGGCAAAAGAAAACAAGACCCCCGGTGGAGATCCTCCCACCAAAAGGAAGTACGTGCGCAAGAAAGACATTAAAGGCTCGACGAATCAGGGGAAATCGTGTAAGAGATCGTTAAATTTTGACTTGGGGGACGAAGTGGGAAAGAAATCTAAATGCAAAGAGTTTGACCACAACGATGATAGTAATACGAGGAGTGAGGCTGTGCATCAAAACATTAGCAGAGAGCAGACACAAATGTTTGCTCCGTTTGTAGGAAAAATCCCGCCTCAAGAGTCACAGGCGTTCGTAGCCACTGTCCCAACAGCCTCATTGAAAGGACGCACTCTTAATGCCATTGCAAGGAGTTTGAATGCGCGAAGTACTAATTCGGGTGCACAGGGGCAGGTATACAGACATTCAAGTGGCGGCTTTAGTCAGCTTCTTATTCTAGCAAACACCCGACAGCAAAACATGGATGGACTGAGGCATCCGGGACTTCAAAATACGCCTCAACTTCTGTGGGAACTGGTAAGTAATAGGGAGGAAAAACAAACCGAAAGAGCATATTCCTACACTGCGCCAACACAGCCCCGGATTGTCTGTTCCCGTGGAAGCCACTTTAACCAACAAAGCATGACACTGTGGCAAGATTTTGCAGAGATGAATGGGCTCAGAATGCCTTCTGCTGAAAATTTCTCCGAACAAACTGTAAGCCCGAGTAGGAGCATTCACGGCCAGACATACAGACCACGCATGAATGTTGGATTGCCATATTTTGGCATTGAAGAAATAACCAAACTGATGAATCCAACGTACGGAAACAACAAGGCCACCCACCATTGGCGCGTAGATTCAATCAGTTCTGGACTCCGGTTTCAGAAGCAAATGGAAGGACAAACCAATAGTCATATGTTGTCCACTTTTAGCAGAGGCCCTAAAGTTGTAAAACGAAAGGAGATAGCGCATGCGTCTGCTGGCGTGTCAGCAAAGAGGCGTTACATCAGAAGGACGCCACCAAAGAAAATGTTGCGTACAGATAGAGTAGTACAGCAGGAGACGAATGTCCCGG GCGCACGCGAACATAAGAGAATCATATTGGCAGTTGATGATATAACAGAAGGCATGAAGAGGCTACAGATCAGTAAGGGGAAGGAAAATGCTCTCGTTCCATACGCAGGAGATGGTGCTGTGGTTCCATATGAGGCGGTCAAGAAACGGAGGCCACGTCCCAAAGTGAACCTTGATCAAGAGACGAATAGGCTATGGAACCTGTTAATGGGCAGTGAAGGAAGTGAGAATGCAGACAACATGGACGAGGATAAACAGAAGAAATGGGATGAAGAACGAAGAGTCTTCCGGGGTCGAGTGGATTCATTTATAGCCCGGATGCATCTTGTTCAAG GCGATAGACGATTCTCCAAATGGAAAGGTTCAGTCGTTGACTCGATAATTGGAGTATATCTCACTCAAAATGTCTCGGATCATCTTTCAAG TTCGGCTTTCATGTCTCTTGCAGCCAAGTTTCCTGTCAAGTTGACAAATACTAGAGATACATCGTGCCAAAACGCGGAAAAAACATCTGCTGAATATGTGGTCCGCGTAACTCATCCTGATGGAACGACTTGTCATCAGCGAATGACAAGGGAGCCAGTTTATGACCACAAATCGTCTGAACACGGTTCAGAAGAAGTTCCTTCGGGCAACGGGGCCAGAATAACAGAGGAATGTAAAGTTTCATCACAAACTTCTTCAGGCTCCGTGAGTTTCCAAGCCTCTGAGGATATCAGATCAAGCTCGGGATCAAATTCTGAAGCTGAGGACCAAGCAACCGGGAGCAATTCGCATCGACCTTTGTACCTGTTCGAAGAGGCTGGAGGAATAGCAGAACTCCAGAAAAATCAGATTCCAGAAATGGGAGATTCGTATCCGGACAAAATTCTCCCGAACGATCATCGGGAATATGAAAAGGAATGCACCTCTTCCTTAAGTTCTACACTTTATGATACGACACACGGATCAGTCGTAGAAGAGTTGCACAATAAATCAGCCGAAGCACTCGGGCAAAACCCCATAGGTAATCGAAAACTCTATGCAGATAGCACACTTGACCGAACTGAGACGAAGACAGTCCACGCTTCTGATGAACAATCAACAAATGCAACTGCAAGAAAGCAGAAAGGCGAGAAGGAGAAGGAAAAGCCAATTGATTGGGATTCGTTAAGAAAGCACGTGCAATCAACGGCCTGCAAGGGAGGGAGAAGCAGGGACACAATGGACACTCTGGACTACGAGGCCTTACAAAAAGCTGATGTCCGTGAGATCTCTAGCACTATAAAGGAAAGGGGAATGAATAACATGCTAGCAGCGCGTATCAAG GAATTTCTCGACAGACTAGTTAAAGATCACGGAAGCATTGACCTAGAATGGTTGCGAGACGCTCAGCCAGACAAAGTCAA GGATTACTTACTGAGTATACACGGGTTGGGGCTGAAAAGCGTGGAGTGCATACGCCTCTTAACGCTTCACCATCTAGCTTTTCCG GTTGACACGAACGTTGGACGAATTGCTGTCCGGCTTGGTTGGGTCCCACTTCAACCGCTCCCGGAGTCACTACAGTTGCATCTTCTTGAACT GTACCCGATGCTGGAGTCGATTCAGAAGTATCTTTGGCCTCGACTCTGCATGCTGGACCAAGAAACCTT GTATGAGCTACATTACCAATTGATAACATTCGGGAAG GTTTTCTGCACAAAGAGGCAACCAAATTGTAACGCATGCCCGATGAGAGGAGAATGCCGACATTTTGCCAGTGCTTTCGCCAG TGCAAGGCTTGCTCTTCCGGGGCCAGAGGAGAAACTCGTAGTCTGTTCAGACGTTTCAGCGGATCCCAGTCACAGTTGtggcatagttgaaaagcctatGTTCTTACCTCCGCCCGAGGATCACATGGGGGGTAGTGCAGGGTTCACAACGATAAACTGTGAACCTATCATCGAGGAGCCAGCCTCCCCCGAATCATCAATAGATTATACAGAGAGAGACATTGAGGATGCATTTTACGAGGATGATCCTGATGAAATCCCGGAAATAAAGCTCAACATCGAGGAATTCACGACTAACCTAAAGAGCTTCATTCAAGGGAATACAGAAATGCAAGGAGATATGTCCAAATCCATTATTGCACTGAGCCCCCGACTTGCTTCTATTCCCGCACCCAAACTGAAGCACGTTAGCCGACTGCGGACAGAACATCAAGT GTATGAACTCCCGGATTCACATCCACTACTAGAAGGGGTTAGTTATTCCCCATTTCAAC GTGAGACTGCAGACTCGATTCAGCTTCCGGAAGGTAAATGTAGCGCTACTGAAAGTGGCATGTGCGACGACAAAACATGTTTTTCATTCAACAGCACGAGAGAAGCACACGCACAAACAGTACGCGGGACTATTCTG ATACCTTGTAGAACCGCAATGAGAGGTAGTTTCCCACTCAACGGCACATATTTCCAAGTCAACGAG GTTTTCGCTGATGATAAAACGAGCAAGGATCCTATTCACGTACCAAGAAGTTCGATATGGAATTTACCAAGAAGGACAGTCTTCTTTGGGACCTCGGTCTCAACTATATTCAAAG GTATGTCGACGGAAGGTATCCAGTACTGCTTTTGGAAAG GATTCGTGTGTGTTAGAGGGTTCGACCAAAAAACTCGAGCACCACGACCTCTGAAGGCAAGGTTGCATCTTCGTGCAAGCAAGATAGCAAGAAAAATGAGTGAAAGCACAAGATAA
- the LOC121765994 gene encoding uncharacterized protein LOC121765994, whose product MGLSDNSITRRRNKRINRKAESKRDASSKVSSRVAAFIAAKKRRQSGKRRQCQGMCFSLPSLEDPFNERKGKPEPTGKRKRDSKEDWKLKHKKSPRLKKEFVKGNDQRGRLPGNKTEKSQIVEKGKIALHLCIKFMGSEIATNLGKPTHQIIKREGSKGSWEEMVSDNVSGSPSKFLLMCLNTIQDAMHNGAAISGEKDEPLFASAWGLDFWNCYCTGIDVLEASGADSKREQISWIASTAAGIISMKEKEGVSFTGPFLLYLVPSQDKASEVRGVCKPLKGLGVHTVSLHSGASIDHQIDGLNNCEPEFLVSTPDRLLEVVALEAVDISGVSLLVVDGLESPSSGAYFDAVKAVRQHITGSLRTVVFSDCVNISSDS is encoded by the exons ATGGGGCTAAGCGATAATTCCATAACCAGAAGGAGGAACAAAAGGATCAATCGAAAGGCGGAAAGTAAAAGGGATGCCTCGTCAAAAGTCTCCAGCCGCGTCGCTGCTTTCATCGCCGCCAAGAAACGCCGCCAATCCGGCAAGCGCCGCCAGTGCCAG GGTATGTGCTTCAGCCTTCCTTCTCTTGAGGACCCTTTCAATGAAAGAAAGGGGAAACCCGAACCCACAGGGAAAAGAAAGAGGGATTCGAAAGAAGATTGGAAGCTAAAGCATAAGAAATCTCCTAGGTTGAAGAAGGAGTTTGTGAAAGGAAATGATCAACGTGGACGTCTTCCTGGGAACAAAACGGAGAAGTCTCAGATCGTGGAGAAGGGAAAGATAGCATTGCATTTGTGTATTAAGTTTATGGGTTCGGAGATCGCAACCAATCTGGGGAAACCGACTCACCAGATTATTAAGAGGGAAGGGTCCAAAGGCTCTTGGGAAGAAATGGTCTCGGACAATGTTTCTGGGAGCCCGTCAAAGTTTTTGCTTATGTGTTTGAACACGATACAGGATGCTATGCACAATGGAGCAGCCATAAGTGGTGAAAAGGACGAACCTCTATTTGCTAGTGCTTGGGGACTTGATTTTTGGAATTGTTACTGTACTGGAATAGATGTGCTGGAGGCCAGTGGAGCTGACTCGAAAAGGGAGCAAATTTCTTGGATCGCATCTACTGCTGCTGGTATAATTTCAATGAAGGAGAAAGAGGGTGTATCGTTTACTGGTCCTTTCCTTCTATATTTAGTGCCATCTCAAGATAAAGCCTCCGAG GTACGCGGAGTCTGCAAGCCGTTGAAAGGGCTTGGCGTACATACAGTGAGTTTGCATTCAGGTGCCTCCATAGACCATCAAATAGACGG TTTAAACAATTGTGAACCAGAGTTTCTCGTCTCCACCCCCGATAGACTTTTGGAAGTTGTCGCATTAGAGGCCGTTGACATATCTGGAGTTTCCTTGCTG GTTGTTGATGGATTGGAATCCCCTTCTAGTGGTGCCTACTTCGACGCAGTCAAAGCCGTAAGGCAACACATCACTGGAAGTCTTAGAACAGTTGTCTTCTCCGACTGCGTGAATATTTCATCCGATAGCTGA